GTCAATGCATAGGACATTAAAGTCCTTTCGATAGGTTTTAATTTGCTTATACCATATAATAGAGCTTCCACCTGCGCCATGGATAAGCGTTACCCACTCATTAGAATGTTCATTTTTGTATACGCTATAGTGTAACATCATATCCCTCACATTCTTCATAGTATTTATACATTAGTACGTTTAGTAATAAACTTATATAAAGCTAATCAATAGCATTAATATGACTGGTTACCTACTTATATTTTTATACAATTAAACTATAACTCTAAATTGCCTTTATGTCAATGCATATAACTAAGTTGAATTACTATGCTATTCATTTTTATACATTTCAACTAATTTTTAGACTCTCTACTATATTCGGTAAAAAATATGGTAAAATATGATATACTAATTAAAGAGAATATAACTGGAAGGAGCTTTTTAATGACCCAAAATAAGTTAGAAAAATATGCACGACTATTAGTAAAGACAGGTATTAATATCCAAAAAGGACAAACACTTGTAATTAATTCTCCTATTGAAACTGCTGAGTTTGCTAGAATGATTGCTGAACACGCATACGATGTAGGAGCAAGGGAAGTTGTAATGCGATGGTCAGATGAATTATCAACTAAGATGAAGTACTTACACGCTGACGATGAAGTATTTGATGAATTTCCTGATTGGGCAAAGGAATTCTCGTTATCATATTCCAGAAAGGGAGCTGCTTTTCTAAGCATATCTGCCTCTGATCCTGAGTTGATGAAGGATGTAGATCCAAATAGAATGGCTAGACAGCAGAAAGTAGCTAGCAGCGCATTAAAAGAGTACCGTGAGCGTATGATGTCTAACAAAAACACATGGTGTATTGCATCTGTTCCTACTGCTGCATGGGCTAAGAAAGTTTTTCCAGATGTTAGTGAGGATGAGGCGGTTGAACGATTATGGGATGCGATCTTTAAAGCAATCCGCGTTGACAAAGAGAACCCTGTTGCCGCATGGGAAGAACATAAAAGGAACTTAAAAAATAGTATGGAATTCTTAAATAATCATAATTTAAAGTCACTTCAATTCAGAAACGACCTAGGAACTGACTTAGAGGTTGAACTACCTGAGGGTTACTTGTTCGTGGGTGGTTCTGAATTTACTCCTAAGGATAGTGAATTCCCAGAGACAGAATTTATTGCAAATATGCCTACCGAAGAAGTATTTTCAATGCCAAAGAAGACAGGTGTTAATGGAATTGTTTATAGTTCAAAACCATTAAATTATAGAGGAACCTTAATTGATCAGTTTTCGCTAACATTTAAAAACGGTGAAGTAGTAGACTATAGCGCAGAGATTGGTTATGAATCACTTAAAAGTTTAATTGAAACTGATGAAGGTTCACGTTACTTAGGTGAAGTTGCACTTGTTCCATATGATTCTCCAATATCTAAATCTGGAGTACTATTTTATAACACACTATACGATGAAAATGCATCATGTCATCTTGCAATTGGTAAAGCCTATCCTGTTTGTATAAAAGGTGGAGAGAACATGACAAGTGAGGAATTAGAACAGCACGGTGTTAATGAATCGATTACACATGTTGATTTCATGTTTGGGACAAAGGATTTACAAATTACCGGTGTTACACACGATGGTGAAGAAATTGTGATCTTTAAAGATGGTAATTTTGCTTATTAAATAATAAACAAAAAACACGTTAATCAGTTTTATCTAACTGATTAACGTGTTTTTTATTTACATGATTACTTACATGCCTCTACAAAGCGTTTAAATAGGTTTAAATGTTTTTCATAATAATCCACCATCTTCTCAGGGTGCCACTGGACTCCTACTACATAGGTGTCTACAGTACTTTCAATTGCCTCTATTACACCATCACTAGATCTTGCTACGCACTCTAACCCATTCCCTAACTTGTCAATAACTTGATGATGAAAACTATTTGTACTTAACATATTCCCTTCACAGATTGAATGTAGAATTGTGTTCTCTTTAATCTTTATATCGTGTATTGGTAAATGATAAGCTAGCTCCGTTTTATCCTGTTCATGATTTATTGACCCGTCCCAATCCGGATCATATGAAATATCTTGATGAATAGTTCCACCATATGCTACATTTAATACTTGATGACCTCTACAAATTGCAAATATGGGTAGACCATGCTTTCTAGCGGTTTCAATTACAGCTAAGTCAAATAAATCTTGTTCTTCATTTATTCTTCCGTTTAATGGTTTAATCTCCTGATTAAAGAACTTAGGATGTAAATCGATACCTCCCGGTAATAATAATCCGTCTAATTTGCTTACTACTGGCTCAATTACCGATTGATCATTAATTAACGGTAATAATATAGGGGCACCACCCGCTTTATGAATAGAATTAACATAATCATAATAAATAGCTGAATGAATCTTACCCTTAAAGTCTTTATTACTTGTTAAAATACCAATTAACGGCTTCATACAAAAAACCTCCCTTTTCATTCTATAGATCTAACCATACAAACATATTCCTATTAATTACTATATGCACCTACAAAAAGGTTGAACCATATAGACAGTCAGATATTTTGTGCTTATAATTATTACTATATTTATGAAATAAATTGTTTTAGCTAATTCTTATTTGTTCATTAATACAACCCTATTTCAACTATTATATTAGTGGTAGCAATCCAATCATTCTATTGCACACCTGTAACATACTGTTTAAAATGGTTGGTCTAAGTAAATTTCTAAACAAAGACTAGGCGTGAATTCACAAACATTTCCTCGAAGCATAATCTCTATATTTTTTATAATTTCAACTATCTAAACTTTTTCTTCTTGTTATCTTTTATTTAACTCCTATTTCGTCTTTTCTCCATTACAACCGCCCGTAGATCTTCATCCACATATTCTCCACATTTATTAAAATTTACCTTACTAAAAAGTCTTATCGCAGGTAGATTTGATTCTAACGTTTCAATATATATGCGGTTAATGTTCATCTTATTAAATAGATAGTCCGTTATAAACAGAAGTGCTTTTGTTCCAATTCCACGGTTATGGTAATTTTTTTCACCTAGAATAATTCCCATTTCACCTTCACCAATCTCTTTCTTCTGATTGAAAAAGTTGATAAAGCCAATCGGAACATCATCATTATTAGTAATTATAAAGTACTCATATGCACGACTCGATACACATTCTGTTATGATTTCTTCTTCAAATCGTTTACAAAACCCTTCAGCTTCTTTTAATAAAGAATTCACATCATTAGGATACGGCCTAGGATCATACTTGTTTAACTCAGGATCGATCCACCATCTAAATAAATGATTAACATCAGAATCCTTTATATCTCTAATTTTTATTAAATCATCTGAATAATACTGCATACTTCCCCACCTTATTCTTATCTTTTCTTTATTAATTGCTTATACTTAAAACTATTTCTTAATTGGTTCCCTCAATAATGGCATCCACTCTAACACTTTTCTAATATACTCATCCCAAAAATTCCAATCGTGTATACCTGGCCCTTCAACGTAGTGAATACCAAGTCCAATCTGTTCTGCCTGTTTTTTAAACTTGATATTATTCCTGTATAAAAAATCCTCTGTACCACATGCTTGGTATAATTTTGGAATCGATTTTCCATCTTTAATTAGTTGCTCAGCTAAATGAAGTAGGTCATGTTTACTACCCCGCACCTTGTTTAAATCTCCAAAAACATTCTCTAATTTCATGTCTTTTCGTTCTTCTTTTAATACTGCTTCAGAAATTTCGACAACGCCTGATAAGCTTGCTGCAGCATGGTAACGCTCAGGATATCGCATTGCAATCTTAAATGCTCCATAGCCTCCCATTGACAAACCTGCAATAAATGTATCTTCCTTCTTCGCTGATACGGGAAACATAGCTTGTACGAATGCGGGTAGCTCCTCGGTTAGATAGGTAAAGTAATCTCCACCATGTACCATATCGGTATAAAAACTATTTCCCGCTGCTGGCATGATCACCGCTATTTTATTGTTTTCAGCATAGCGTTCTATTCCCGTAAATCGTTGCCAATCACTTTCATCACCCGTATACCCATGTAATAGGTATAGTGTTTGAAACTTAACATTTCCCCTGCTTTCTTTAGATCGATTACTCATTACGTCCTCAAAGTTTAGGGATGGTATGATTACATTAATTTTAACCATTGTTTTTAAACTCTTAGATAAAAATGTACATTTCATTAATGCCATGTTTAGAATCTCCTTTGTGTTGGTGTTAATTCTATTATAATACACTTGTAATTTTTTACAATATATAGAACCTAATAACTATTCGATCGTATTAATTTAAATAAAAAAAAGCACCCAAGATGATTGCTATACCGTCTTGGGTGTTTAAACTTTACTACTATTTAATCATTAGTTCTATCATTACAATTTGGTCATTTAAAGTCTTAAAGTGAGAATTGTCTTCTTCAATCATTTGATCAAATATTGCTTTCACTTCATCTCGATCATCAACAATGTTTGCTACTGCATCTACAGTATTTTTGTCTTGAATCAACGTTACTGTTACATTACTGTCTTCTTTAATATCTTCTATTTTATTAGAAGTTACCAGTGTTAATACATACACCTTATTATTTTCTCTTTTTGTTGTATAGTTCATCGTACGCAATTTTTCACCGGCTTTTAGCTTTAGTAATCCAAAATCTTTCATATTCTCATCTCCCCTTTATAAGTATATTTACTTTTATGTTACGACTATAAGGTTTATATATCAATTAATATGCTTGCTCGACTTCTTTTAGTATTAAATAAATAAAATTAACTATAAAAAAATATCGTTCCTCATACAAGAAGGTTGCTGTAAAATGGTACTTTTTTACCTATAGTTGTAATGGGAGTTCATAATTGACTATATAACTAAGGTCTATTGATAAAGGACTTAAAGTATCTGCCTAAACACTGCCCTTATAATTAAATGATGGTAGTCAAAATTTTTCCATGTATACAAAACTAAATGAAGTAATGGGTTTATCATCTTTATATTCAATCTCTATCATTTCATGATGTAAATACACGTATTGTCATTAGAAGTTACTCTTAATTTATGGTAGATACTAAATCTATAAATACTTTTATTAGTTACGACTATAACTGTGGAATTAAAAAGGGGTAACTTGATTGCATTAACAACCTAGATGCCCCTTCTTTAATTGTTAACTGTTCGTTTCTGCCGGAAAGCTAATGTTACTTAATAATCCAGATATAAATTGAATGATGTCATTTACTTGCTCTGTTGTTATTTCCTCATCTGAAAATAATCTCAAACAAGGTAATTCTAAAGTCAGTGGTATTCCTAATAAAACAATTTGTACTGGCTCTGGTATGGATACACACAGTAAATCATCAAGTTGACAACATCCATTTCCATTGCCGTCGCCATTGCCATTTCTATTGCCGTTCCCATTGTTGTTCCCATTGCCGTTTCCGTTGCCATTGTCGTTGCCATTTTCATTTCCGTTTACGTTGTCGGCACGTTCCTCATCGTTTTGGTTATTTAAAAACACAGGATTAACATTGATATTATTTTGAATCATACTATCTGCCCCACCGGTATTGTTTTGCCTCTGGCGAGGGTTATTAATATTGCCATTATTATTTTCGCCTCGAACTAATGCCATTGTATACCTCCTATTCATTTTTAGATTAAGCAGTCGAATGATGGATGAGTTTGATCCCTGCTTTATTAGTAATGTATGTAGTAAATCATCATTTTGAATAACCACATATATTAGGTGATTCGTTTCTTTAGAGTCAAATATAAGTTATAAGTCACGCAATTTTTAATATATGTGCTTTTATGTGTAGTGACAGGACTAGCTAAAGGATCATACTATTAAATAATAAAAACTCTAGAACCATTTAGATTCTAGAGTTTAATGTGAAAATCAATCTATTCACTCATTTTTAAAGTTGTTAAACACGTATTATCTCCGCTATAAGTACTTATTTCTTGCGTTGCAGTTAAACCTTGATGGTTGACAGTAATGGTTACATCCATGTTTTTAGGTAACCAGATACCAATGAATCCATTATCCATTGTTGTATATTGATCATTAATAAGAATTGTGCCAGTTGAATCTTTAATCTCAACATTAACCGTCTCATTCTGCAATTCTCCACGACATGTTACTAAATTATGATTCGCACATGGATGCGTATTATTTATATACGGTGCAAAAGACAAGTAAAATTGATCCTCAGGTGTATCATATTTAAATTCATTGTCCGCATCAATTAGTGTTAACGTTTCGCTTGTAATGCTTGCATAAAACCCTGACTTTTCTGATATAGTCTGGTCTAATGTAGATACCATTTCTTCCACTGATAAATCATTAAGGTTATGTTTGGTTAAAAACTGGAGTTTTTCCTCACTAATTGTTTCCGATTTATTTGATAAGATGTTTGGTAGTGTGACGAACAGTACGCTTCCTAAGATTCCAATTATCACTAGTATTATTAACTTATTTTTAAAAAGTTCCATATAGACCCTCTCCTATTATTGTATTTTACATTACTCTAATTTTAATCGATTAATGTGATGTATTTGTGAACTTTTTTAAATTTTTATAAAAAAAAGAACAGATAACATTAGTGTTAACTGTTCTTTATAATTTTTTTATTTTCGCTCTGTTAGTGTAACGTGTTGTTAATAAACATCTTATAAACAGAACGTCTACACCTAATAGTAAGGGCATTATTGATTAGTTAAGCATTTCAGACAGATTTTTCACTTTAGATTTATTCCAGGTTAACATTCTATATGAAAAATTGAGAATAAATGCGTCTTAAAGCAACAATGTCCGCTAACATAGCCTTTATTTTAAATTAATTTCTAAAACAATTAAATTATCGTTTAACTCTTTAAAGTATGTATTCTTCTCTTCTAGCATTTTATTAAACAAGGATTTAACACTATCTATATTTTTATCTATTGTAATAGTTGCTGGCACCTGTTCTGTACCCTTCATACCAAATGTAACCATAACAGTTTCATCATCTTCAATATCATGAATTAAATCTGTGTCGTTAAGTGATAAGGCTCGTATCTTCTCATCTTCTGTTGTATAGTGCATGATCCGTTCTTTTCCATTTGCTAAAATTTTAAATATACCTTTTTTATCCATTTAATAATCCTCCTAGTTATATTAATCGTTTATGTATAATTCTCTACTTAATTATACGCTCATAAATAGTATATGTATAATCTTTTGCATTTTACAATATAAATGAAATTCTTTAAAATATATCCTTTCTATTTATAATACCATTCATCTCTTATAATAATAAAATAGTGTGTTAATGCAGATACTATTTCTGATTTATAATTTATAAAACGATTAATAATTACTAACGTATTTTTTTAGGAGGCATAACATGCATAAGGATGTACAACGTGAAGAAATAGAACGTGTTTATGGTGAAATTAGTCCCTTTGAGTTAAAAGATTATTTAATAAATCTCGCGAGCAGAGAAGGTGAAACAAGTGCACATGCACTACTCGACGCAGGGCGGGGTAATCCAAACTGGACAGCCGCAACGCCTAGAGAGGCATTCTTTACTTTCGGACATTTCGCAGTGCAGGAATGTCGACGTGTTTGGAATGAGGGTGACCTTGCAGGAATGCCCGAACGCAGTCAAATATCAAAGCGTTTTTTTAACTATATTAATAAAAACAAGACTCAACCTGGTACTGATTTACTAGAGAGCATAATAAATTATGGAATTGAGAAGAAAGGCTTCGATCCTGATGAGTGGATTTATGAGTTAGCAGATGCTGTAATAGGTGATAACTATCCTAACCCTGATCGAATGTTAACCCATATCGAAGAAGTAGTTCATGACTATCTCATACAAGAAATGTGTTATAACAAGGCTCCAGATGGCAAGTTCCATTTATTTGCAGTAGAAGGTGCTACTGCAGCCATGTGTTATATTTTTGATTCACTGATCGCAAATGAATTACTTGAACCGGGAGATAAAATCGCGTTAATGGTTCCCATCTTCACCCCATATTTAGAAATTCCCATACTCCCCCGTTATGATCTAGATATTGTATATATTAGTTCAGATGAAGAACGTGAAGATGGCACTCATACCTGGCAATATTCAATGAAAGAACTTGAAAAAATAAAGGACCCAGACATTAAAGCACTATTTGTCGTTAATCCAGGCAATCCATCCTCTGTCGCTATAAAACCTAGCTCAATACGTCAATTAATAAAAATTGTGGAGGAAAACAATCCAAATTTAATGATTATATCAGATGATGTTTACGGCACATTTGTTGATGATTTTTGTTCTTTGGCGGGTGATTTACCATTTAATACAATTGGTGTCTATTCATTTTCTAAATATTTTGGAGTAACTGGTTGGAGATTAGGAACTATAGCCATACATGAAGAAAATATATTTGATAAACGAATTGAAGAATTACCTGAAGATAAGAAAAAATTGGTCAACGACCGTTATGAGTCGTTATCTTCTAAACCTGAATTAATACCTTTTATTGATCGAATAGTTGCAGATAGCAGGCAAGTAGCACTTAACCACACCGCCGGATTATCCACACCACAACAAGTTCAAATGGCATTCTTCTCGATTTTTGCAGTTTTAGATCATAATCACACCTATAAAAAGTTAACAAAGGAAATTTGTCATAAGAGACAAAAGTTATTGTTTGAAGGTTTAGGTTTAGACTTGACAATAGACCCTCATGATGCAGCATATTATACCGAATTTAATTTACTAGAATGGGCTTATTTTAATTATGGCAAGGAATTTGCCAACTTCTTGCAAGGCAACTATAAACCTGTTGATGTGCTAATTAAATTAGCAGAACGCTATTCAATTGTTTTGATGAGTGGCGGTGCATTTTATGGCCCCGAATGGTCAATACGTATTTCATTAGCAAACTTAACGGATGAAGCATATTCTAAAATTGGACAATACATAGATCAAATTTTAGATGATTATGTAAGTGCATGGGAAAAAAGTAAATAAATTAAACCCTAGGTTAACCTTATACTATATAACATCTGCCAAAAGAGGGATTAAAATTAAACTCTTACCACACTTAGTAAAACAAGTCTTCGTTAAAAATAAGAAAAGACACCAAAACTTGGTGTCTTTTCTAGCTTTATTAGTGATGAGGTGTGAACCCGTAATGACCACAGCCTATTAATGCGAATAGTATAAATATAACTATTATTACTGCAACAAATCCTCCGCCGTAGCCACAGCCACCATATCCATATCCGGGTCCATAGCCTGGTCCGGGTCCATAACCACATCCGTGATATCCATAACCATACATATCTATTACCCCTTTTTAGTTATATTCACTATATCATATGCATAGAAATGAATTTAAGTTAGTACATATATACCGCTTTGTAATCACTTTTTAAGTTATTAGCTGAGTCTTAAAACTTTTAGGTTTTATATTAGTTGTTTCTAATTTGTCGTTCTCTACTAATAAGTGTATCTAATATCGTTGCTGCTTCCTACACGGCCATCTTGCAACTTATTTCTTGATTACGTTACTCGTCTTTAATCAGTGCATAATCTATAAGAAGTATTTTATCTTTATACATATCAATAAACTCTTTAGTCAACGACCGAAGTCTCATTTTACTAAACTCACTAGTTTCAAAGGCAACAATCTTCCTATCTACATAACAGCAAATGTTATTGTTCTGTAATAACTTCTAGCGTCATTTCTTCATCAAAACCAGTTGTTTAGTTCAATAAAGTTCTGATTTATAGACTTCGTTGTATGCATTGTATAGTGTTTCTTTTCTTCTTAGGATTACATTGTCATATCCAGTGTGAATTAATTTTGCTAATTATGATTCCATCTATCAAATTCTTGGGTACTTATATTATGTTTTTAGTAAGGTTAATCATTTCAAGGTATATTTTACTAAAACTAATTTTATTTTCTTCGTGGTGAAGACTTCTCTCCCCTTTATTATATAGTATAGACTAACTCTTTTATTGTTATTAATATGGAATACATATACTTTAATATCTTTCTTTCACTAAAATATTATTTTCATATCTTAAATCTTCAATAAATTAATTAATGCTAATTGAAAAGACTAATTAATTAGGTTATGATTGTACAGAGGTGAACAGTATGAGTAAATCCATTAAGGAAGCCAAATATCAAGAAATTGCACTAAGGATTGCAAAAAGAATCAACAATGGTGAGTTAAGAGTCGGAGAGAAATTAAGAGGAAGATCCATTCTTTCAAGTGAATATAACGTCTCAAGTGAAACTATTCGAAAAGCCATTCGATTATTAGCGAATCACGGTGTAGTCGAAGTTAAAGAACGTAGTGGCATCTTTGTCATATCAATTGCAGCTGCACAAGCTTATATCAAAAAACATCTCCAAGAGAAACGCGATAAAGATCTTTATAATGAAATAATGGTATTGTTTGAACAACAGAAAGAAACACAAAAAGATATATCAGACAAAGTAAGAAAATTTGCAACGATCAGTGGTCAACGAGAGTTTAATCACTTTCCATTTCAGTATTTTCATATAACTATTCAGGCTTTGTGTCCCTACATAAATACATCAATCAAATCGATTCCACTATGGGAGCATACAAAAGGAACCATTATTGCAATCGAAAAAGATGGCAACTTCATTCCTTCTCCTAATCCTAATACGAAACTATCAGAAAATAATATATTGTACGTGCTCGGGGATGAAAACGTTTATAAAAATACCCTTTTTTTTCTTACTAAACCTGACCTTTCTTAGAACTATTATCTATATAGATAATAGTTCTTTTAGTTTTGAACGTGTTAATCCCTTATAATTTAGTATGCGTTTTCACCTACCTATAAGTTAAAAATAGAGATCAATTTTATAAGAATTTAAGTTTATTTTACATAAGCATTTATGAATAGCAAATAATAAATATGATTAATTTAGACTTTATATGGATATAAAGTCTGTATTTTCACTTCCTTTACAAACTGACAACCTTGTGTTAGATTATGGGTTGTAAACAATCTGACAACCTTAAAGAGAAATATA
Above is a window of Haloplasma contractile SSD-17B DNA encoding:
- a CDS encoding aminopeptidase; amino-acid sequence: MTQNKLEKYARLLVKTGINIQKGQTLVINSPIETAEFARMIAEHAYDVGAREVVMRWSDELSTKMKYLHADDEVFDEFPDWAKEFSLSYSRKGAAFLSISASDPELMKDVDPNRMARQQKVASSALKEYRERMMSNKNTWCIASVPTAAWAKKVFPDVSEDEAVERLWDAIFKAIRVDKENPVAAWEEHKRNLKNSMEFLNNHNLKSLQFRNDLGTDLEVELPEGYLFVGGSEFTPKDSEFPETEFIANMPTEEVFSMPKKTGVNGIVYSSKPLNYRGTLIDQFSLTFKNGEVVDYSAEIGYESLKSLIETDEGSRYLGEVALVPYDSPISKSGVLFYNTLYDENASCHLAIGKAYPVCIKGGENMTSEELEQHGVNESITHVDFMFGTKDLQITGVTHDGEEIVIFKDGNFAY
- a CDS encoding alpha/beta hydrolase, whose amino-acid sequence is MALMKCTFLSKSLKTMVKINVIIPSLNFEDVMSNRSKESRGNVKFQTLYLLHGYTGDESDWQRFTGIERYAENNKIAVIMPAAGNSFYTDMVHGGDYFTYLTEELPAFVQAMFPVSAKKEDTFIAGLSMGGYGAFKIAMRYPERYHAAASLSGVVEISEAVLKEERKDMKLENVFGDLNKVRGSKHDLLHLAEQLIKDGKSIPKLYQACGTEDFLYRNNIKFKKQAEQIGLGIHYVEGPGIHDWNFWDEYIRKVLEWMPLLREPIKK
- a CDS encoding CueP family metal-binding protein translates to MELFKNKLIILVIIGILGSVLFVTLPNILSNKSETISEEKLQFLTKHNLNDLSVEEMVSTLDQTISEKSGFYASITSETLTLIDADNEFKYDTPEDQFYLSFAPYINNTHPCANHNLVTCRGELQNETVNVEIKDSTGTILINDQYTTMDNGFIGIWLPKNMDVTITVNHQGLTATQEISTYSGDNTCLTTLKMSE
- a CDS encoding GNAT family N-acetyltransferase; translation: MQYYSDDLIKIRDIKDSDVNHLFRWWIDPELNKYDPRPYPNDVNSLLKEAEGFCKRFEEEIITECVSSRAYEYFIITNNDDVPIGFINFFNQKKEIGEGEMGIILGEKNYHNRGIGTKALLFITDYLFNKMNINRIYIETLESNLPAIRLFSKVNFNKCGEYVDEDLRAVVMEKRRNRS
- a CDS encoding pyridoxamine 5'-phosphate oxidase family protein: MKDFGLLKLKAGEKLRTMNYTTKRENNKVYVLTLVTSNKIEDIKEDSNVTVTLIQDKNTVDAVANIVDDRDEVKAIFDQMIEEDNSHFKTLNDQIVMIELMIK
- a CDS encoding GntR family transcriptional regulator → MSKSIKEAKYQEIALRIAKRINNGELRVGEKLRGRSILSSEYNVSSETIRKAIRLLANHGVVEVKERSGIFVISIAAAQAYIKKHLQEKRDKDLYNEIMVLFEQQKETQKDISDKVRKFATISGQREFNHFPFQYFHITIQALCPYINTSIKSIPLWEHTKGTIIAIEKDGNFIPSPNPNTKLSENNILYVLGDENVYKNTLFFLTKPDLS
- the aspD gene encoding aspartate 4-decarboxylase; its protein translation is MHKDVQREEIERVYGEISPFELKDYLINLASREGETSAHALLDAGRGNPNWTAATPREAFFTFGHFAVQECRRVWNEGDLAGMPERSQISKRFFNYINKNKTQPGTDLLESIINYGIEKKGFDPDEWIYELADAVIGDNYPNPDRMLTHIEEVVHDYLIQEMCYNKAPDGKFHLFAVEGATAAMCYIFDSLIANELLEPGDKIALMVPIFTPYLEIPILPRYDLDIVYISSDEEREDGTHTWQYSMKELEKIKDPDIKALFVVNPGNPSSVAIKPSSIRQLIKIVEENNPNLMIISDDVYGTFVDDFCSLAGDLPFNTIGVYSFSKYFGVTGWRLGTIAIHEENIFDKRIEELPEDKKKLVNDRYESLSSKPELIPFIDRIVADSRQVALNHTAGLSTPQQVQMAFFSIFAVLDHNHTYKKLTKEICHKRQKLLFEGLGLDLTIDPHDAAYYTEFNLLEWAYFNYGKEFANFLQGNYKPVDVLIKLAERYSIVLMSGGAFYGPEWSIRISLANLTDEAYSKIGQYIDQILDDYVSAWEKSK
- a CDS encoding gamma-glutamyl-gamma-aminobutyrate hydrolase family protein, whose product is MKPLIGILTSNKDFKGKIHSAIYYDYVNSIHKAGGAPILLPLINDQSVIEPVVSKLDGLLLPGGIDLHPKFFNQEIKPLNGRINEEQDLFDLAVIETARKHGLPIFAICRGHQVLNVAYGGTIHQDISYDPDWDGSINHEQDKTELAYHLPIHDIKIKENTILHSICEGNMLSTNSFHHQVIDKLGNGLECVARSSDGVIEAIESTVDTYVVGVQWHPEKMVDYYEKHLNLFKRFVEACK